The Deinococcus sp. YIM 134068 sequence CGACCTCCACCTTCGGGACGATGAAGCGCGAGGTGGGTATCTCGGACCCCTCCGGGAACACCATGTCGTCCAGCAGAGCGCCGTAATCGGGTTCGGTGATGTTCGAGGCCATCTGCATCGCGCGGGAGGTCAGCCCGATCTTGTGGCCGTAGAGGGTGCGGCCCTCCGCGAGCTTGAGGTCCACCCACGCGCGCTGGATGCGGTAGGCGTCGCCCAAGGTGAGGTCCGGGTACTCCAGCGAGAACTGCCGGAGCTGCCGCCGGGTCCTCTCCGCCTCGTTCAGGCGGGCGGCGGCGTCCTGGAGTTGGGCGTCAGTCAGCATTCGGTCTCCGCTGTTGGGCTGTTCGTTGGGCTGTCGTGGTCGTCTATTTTCTGAAGCTTCCTGAAGCGGGCGTGGATGTTGTTGTGCTTGTAGGTGCCCGCCTCGCCGAACTCCTGAAGCTCCATCGAGAGCGCGAGATACCGCCGCGCGAACACCTCCGCGAAGTGCGCCCCCACCACGCCGAACAGCTCGTCCCCGACCGCCCTCTTCACCTCGTCGCCGCGCCCGGCCCCGATCTTGAGGGTGACATGGACGAAGGCGTCGTCCTCCCGCCCGTCCGCCACCCGGTAA is a genomic window containing:
- a CDS encoding 5-carboxymethyl-2-hydroxymuconate Delta-isomerase, producing the protein MPHVIIEYTDNLTGETDIPTLLEVIHAVLMRHGDVFPVGGIRSRAVALHDYRVADGREDDAFVHVTLKIGAGRGDEVKRAVGDELFGVVGAHFAEVFARRYLALSMELQEFGEAGTYKHNNIHARFRKLQKIDDHDSPTNSPTAETEC